The proteins below are encoded in one region of Thioalkalivibrio sp. K90mix:
- a CDS encoding flagellin, giving the protein MAQVLSVATNLLSLNAQRHLRQSQAALQTAFQRLASGQRINSARDDAAGLAISERFTTQIRGLNQAMRNAQDGISLAQTAEGALGSMTGNLQRIRQLAVQAANATLSASDRGAIDREVRQLLAENDRIATQTTFNGRSLLDGSMGTAFFQIGPNAGQTLAIDLGDSMRNRFVGAIASAYSGELEAAFASDPLEVDQDFFIRVGERDPVEIPAGHYRTPQELTAAIDRALGSTGRAVLTDDGRLNLIARETLTISGETAIDTLGLPATTETGGSLNDVDLTTRQGASDALSRLDAALDAVNARRSQFGAIQNRFESTITNLGITSDNLAAARSRILDADYAAEVTRLVRAQILQQAGVAVLVQANALPQTFLRLLQ; this is encoded by the coding sequence ATGGCCCAGGTGCTGAGTGTTGCCACCAACCTCCTGTCGCTCAATGCCCAGCGCCACCTGCGCCAGTCGCAGGCCGCCCTGCAGACGGCCTTTCAGCGCCTCGCTTCGGGCCAGCGCATCAATTCGGCGCGCGACGACGCCGCCGGGCTGGCCATCTCCGAACGCTTCACAACCCAGATCCGCGGCCTGAACCAGGCCATGCGCAACGCGCAGGACGGCATCTCGCTGGCCCAGACCGCCGAGGGCGCCCTGGGCTCCATGACCGGCAACCTGCAACGTATCCGCCAGCTGGCGGTACAGGCGGCCAACGCCACCCTGTCGGCCTCGGATCGTGGCGCCATCGACCGCGAGGTTCGCCAGCTCCTGGCCGAGAACGACCGTATCGCGACCCAGACAACCTTTAACGGCCGTTCACTGCTGGACGGATCCATGGGCACCGCTTTCTTCCAGATCGGCCCCAATGCCGGGCAGACGCTCGCCATCGACCTCGGCGACAGCATGCGCAACCGCTTCGTGGGTGCCATTGCCAGCGCCTATTCCGGCGAACTGGAGGCCGCCTTCGCCAGCGATCCGCTGGAGGTGGATCAGGATTTCTTCATCCGTGTGGGCGAGCGCGACCCGGTGGAGATCCCTGCAGGCCACTATCGCACGCCCCAGGAACTGACGGCCGCGATCGACCGCGCCCTCGGATCCACCGGACGCGCGGTCCTGACCGACGACGGCCGGCTGAATCTGATCGCCCGCGAGACCCTGACGATCTCGGGTGAGACCGCCATCGACACGCTCGGGCTGCCGGCCACCACCGAAACCGGGGGGAGCCTGAACGATGTCGACCTGACCACGCGCCAAGGGGCCAGCGATGCCCTCTCACGTCTGGATGCCGCACTGGACGCGGTCAACGCGCGGCGCAGCCAGTTCGGGGCCATCCAGAACCGCTTCGAGTCGACGATTACCAACCTGGGCATTACCAGTGACAACCTGGCGGCCGCCCGCAGCCGTATCCTGGATGCCGATTACGCGGCCGAGGTCACCCGCCTCGTGCGCGCCCAGATCCTGCAACAGGCCGGAGTCGCCGTGCTCGTTCAGGCCAACGCGCTACCGCAGACCTTCCTGCGCCTGCTCCAGTAA
- a CDS encoding PAS domain-containing methyl-accepting chemotaxis protein, with amino-acid sequence MCANATRLPTQGAPLAVSRDDATAILAAVRDAVAYIEFAPNGTVLDANSHFLETVGHPREDVIGQHHRMFCDPAYVRSMEYRQFWQQLAAGESHAGTFPRVTRAGETIWLEATYFPVRDARGEVYKVVKIASNVTGKMETLHDQAAVFEALDRSQAVIEFTPDGTILKANDNFLQAVGYPLEHIQGQHHRMFCDDAFYRENPNFWRDLAGGRFMSGKFRRFKSSGEEIWLEATYNPILDDQGRTVKVIKFATDITASVHMAERTREASAIACEMAQKTADGAQRGEASLEANATNSEQIRQHVAETKSAIDRLNAEARSIESIIETIRSVAETTKMLSLNAAIEAARAGEQGRGFAVVAQEVRKLASDTRDATSQIAEVIHGNLQGTQAIAERIDTVNKVAEQGRQQVLSVQQIMAEIREGASHVVQSVSSIPRI; translated from the coding sequence ATGTGTGCAAATGCCACCCGGCTCCCCACCCAGGGGGCACCCCTTGCGGTTTCCCGCGACGACGCCACGGCGATACTCGCGGCCGTCCGCGATGCCGTCGCCTATATCGAATTTGCGCCGAACGGTACGGTGCTCGACGCCAACTCGCACTTCCTCGAGACCGTCGGTCACCCCCGCGAGGATGTGATCGGCCAGCACCATCGGATGTTCTGCGACCCGGCCTATGTTCGCTCCATGGAATACCGGCAGTTCTGGCAGCAGCTGGCTGCGGGCGAGTCCCACGCCGGCACCTTCCCCAGGGTCACGCGAGCTGGCGAAACCATCTGGCTGGAGGCCACCTACTTTCCGGTACGCGATGCCCGGGGCGAGGTGTACAAGGTCGTCAAAATCGCATCGAATGTGACCGGCAAGATGGAGACGCTCCACGACCAGGCAGCCGTATTCGAGGCGCTGGATCGCTCCCAGGCGGTCATTGAGTTCACGCCGGACGGCACCATCCTCAAGGCCAACGACAACTTCCTGCAGGCCGTCGGTTACCCGCTCGAACACATTCAGGGCCAGCACCACCGGATGTTCTGCGACGACGCCTTCTACCGCGAGAACCCGAATTTCTGGCGAGACCTCGCCGGCGGGCGCTTCATGAGCGGCAAATTCCGCCGTTTCAAGTCCTCCGGCGAGGAGATCTGGCTGGAGGCCACCTACAACCCGATCCTCGATGACCAGGGCCGCACCGTGAAGGTCATCAAGTTCGCCACAGACATCACCGCCAGCGTGCACATGGCCGAGCGCACCCGGGAGGCCTCCGCCATCGCCTGCGAAATGGCCCAGAAAACGGCGGATGGCGCGCAACGTGGGGAGGCCTCGCTGGAGGCCAACGCGACCAACTCCGAACAGATCCGCCAGCATGTGGCCGAAACCAAATCGGCGATCGATCGACTCAATGCCGAGGCGCGCAGCATCGAATCAATCATCGAGACCATCCGCAGCGTGGCGGAGACCACCAAGATGCTGTCCCTCAATGCCGCTATCGAGGCCGCGCGTGCCGGCGAGCAAGGGCGCGGCTTTGCCGTGGTGGCACAGGAGGTCCGCAAGCTCGCGTCCGATACACGCGACGCCACCAGTCAGATCGCCGAGGTCATTCATGGCAACCTGCAAGGCACCCAGGCGATCGCCGAGCGTATCGACACTGTGAACAAGGTGGCGGAACAAGGGCGCCAACAGGTCCTGTCGGTACAGCAGATCATGGCCGAAATTCGCGAAGGCGCCAGCCATGTTGTTCAATCGGTTTCCTCGATCCCGCGCATCTGA
- a CDS encoding bifunctional diguanylate cyclase/phosphodiesterase: MSRFESVQPLAANIRYSDYLARTTLRAWVGMSFLSATLIIVAGLLISWLMPYLAGGADSIVPHFYYVPILFAAARFGPGAALIVALVAGVLAGPLTYVDVAAATAQETERWLTRTAFFVGIGQLMAWLVIPALHPVTEELRRMRQEFDIRRGLKHNEFFLRYQPIYSLRQRRFVGVEALIRWQHPAHGELAPADFLDVAEDSSLIHDIGELVIAEGCRQAEEWATLAREQGRGPWYTAINLSARDLVRPELAYDVASALNRHHLPPELLTIELTESVLALEDAEPALEALKHLGVHLAIDDFGTGYSSLAYLNRFPIDTLKLDRQLVSRLGHDPSAEDLARGIVLLASSLGLKMVAEGIETLEQVERGQELGFDLIQGFYFARPLTADQIPSLLMIDNVDPDHPPTPEATRA, from the coding sequence ATGTCCAGGTTCGAGTCGGTACAACCGTTGGCCGCGAATATCCGGTATTCCGACTATCTGGCTCGAACCACGCTTCGCGCCTGGGTCGGGATGTCCTTTTTATCCGCGACGCTGATCATCGTCGCCGGCCTGTTGATCTCCTGGTTAATGCCGTACCTGGCGGGTGGCGCCGACAGCATCGTGCCGCACTTCTACTACGTGCCGATCCTGTTTGCCGCCGCGCGCTTTGGTCCCGGCGCCGCCCTCATCGTGGCACTGGTGGCCGGCGTACTCGCCGGTCCGCTGACCTATGTCGATGTCGCGGCCGCTACCGCACAGGAGACGGAACGCTGGCTGACGCGCACTGCCTTCTTCGTCGGCATCGGGCAATTGATGGCCTGGCTGGTCATTCCCGCGCTGCACCCGGTCACCGAAGAGCTCCGGCGCATGCGCCAGGAGTTCGACATCCGCCGAGGGCTGAAACACAACGAATTCTTTCTGCGCTACCAGCCGATCTATTCGCTCCGCCAGCGCCGTTTTGTCGGGGTCGAGGCGCTGATTCGCTGGCAGCACCCCGCACACGGCGAACTCGCTCCAGCGGACTTTCTCGACGTGGCGGAGGACTCCTCCCTGATCCATGACATCGGCGAACTGGTAATCGCCGAAGGCTGCCGGCAGGCCGAGGAATGGGCGACCCTCGCGCGGGAGCAGGGCCGCGGACCCTGGTACACCGCGATCAATCTCTCCGCCCGGGACCTGGTTCGCCCCGAGCTCGCATACGACGTCGCGTCGGCACTCAATCGCCACCACCTGCCGCCTGAACTGCTAACCATCGAACTCACCGAGAGCGTTCTCGCCCTGGAGGATGCCGAGCCCGCCCTCGAGGCCCTGAAACATCTGGGGGTGCATCTTGCCATCGATGATTTCGGCACTGGGTATTCGTCCCTCGCCTACCTCAACCGCTTCCCGATCGACACGCTTAAACTCGACCGGCAGCTGGTGTCCCGTCTCGGTCATGACCCTTCGGCCGAAGATCTCGCACGAGGCATCGTACTGCTGGCCAGTTCCCTCGGGCTGAAGATGGTCGCCGAGGGCATCGAAACCCTCGAACAGGTCGAGCGCGGCCAGGAACTCGGCTTCGATCTGATTCAGGGGTTCTATTTTGCGCGGCCGCTGACCGCAGACCAGATCCCCTCGCTCCTGATGATCGACAACGTCGATCCGGACCATCCCCCAACGCCGGAGGCAACACGCGCGTAA
- a CDS encoding DUF4168 domain-containing protein, with product MGHKTATAYSIALAFGLALGGTGIVAADDPNVFEQEWTDDPQMSAEDVSESDLESFLAAAEAAQDIRAEYADDIAEAEGEEAQELRDEANDEMVAAIEDEGLTVEEYQEIAYLIDNDSDLGEQFAEIAEGS from the coding sequence ATGGGACACAAGACCGCTACCGCATATTCGATCGCCCTGGCTTTCGGGCTCGCATTGGGTGGCACGGGCATCGTGGCGGCGGATGATCCGAATGTGTTCGAGCAGGAATGGACCGATGATCCCCAGATGTCTGCCGAGGACGTCAGTGAGAGCGACCTGGAAAGCTTTCTGGCCGCCGCGGAAGCCGCCCAGGACATCCGCGCGGAATACGCAGATGACATCGCGGAAGCAGAAGGCGAGGAAGCCCAGGAGCTGCGCGACGAGGCCAATGACGAGATGGTCGCCGCGATTGAGGATGAAGGGCTGACCGTCGAGGAATACCAGGAGATTGCCTACCTGATCGATAACGACAGCGACCTCGGTGAGCAATTCGCCGAGATCGCGGAGGGTTCGTAA
- a CDS encoding DUF4197 domain-containing protein has protein sequence MRHSPLLLLLFLPFFLSACAGLDVRDFGLNGEGSGGDRAEDAIREALRVGTERTVERTGQEDGYWGNQAIRIGLPQELRQAGDMLRSAGLGSQVDDLERRMNRAAEAAAREAAPVFVSAIRGMQPSDVHAVLRGDDDAATQYLRGASESDLRERYAPVVREHMEGAGVYRVYQPLRDAARRIPGLADLDVDLDRYVTDHALDGLFTILADEERRIREDPAARTTQLLREYFGPS, from the coding sequence ATGCGTCATTCGCCGCTTTTGTTGTTGCTGTTTCTGCCGTTCTTTCTCTCCGCCTGTGCGGGCCTGGATGTCCGCGACTTTGGCCTGAATGGGGAGGGGAGTGGTGGTGACCGGGCGGAAGACGCGATCCGCGAGGCCCTGCGAGTCGGCACCGAACGGACCGTGGAGCGTACGGGGCAGGAAGACGGCTACTGGGGCAACCAGGCCATCCGGATCGGTCTGCCACAGGAGTTGCGGCAGGCCGGGGATATGCTGCGCAGCGCCGGGCTGGGCAGCCAGGTCGACGATCTCGAGCGGCGCATGAACCGGGCCGCCGAGGCGGCTGCACGGGAGGCAGCCCCGGTGTTCGTGAGCGCGATTCGCGGCATGCAGCCGTCCGATGTTCACGCGGTACTGCGCGGTGATGATGATGCCGCGACTCAGTACCTGCGCGGTGCGTCCGAGTCGGATCTGCGCGAGCGCTATGCGCCCGTGGTCCGCGAGCACATGGAGGGCGCCGGGGTGTACCGGGTGTACCAGCCGCTGCGCGATGCGGCCCGTCGTATCCCCGGCCTGGCCGATCTGGATGTGGATCTGGATCGCTATGTGACCGACCACGCACTGGACGGTCTGTTTACCATCCTGGCGGACGAGGAACGTCGCATTCGCGAGGACCCGGCCGCGCGCACGACGCAACTTCTGCGGGAGTACTTCGGCCCAAGCTAA
- a CDS encoding triacylglycerol lipase, with protein sequence MNRHPRRQRLSRKRLYAAAVLFGLPLLAFIAWVTWTEQHPEQERELRVEVQDRLHEWFPEVMELPDELRGFVPRSTVFDDSAPPEVVMLHGLDEPGDIWDTLASALDTAGINGWEFRYPNDQAIDHSADLLAEYWETLETDQPVILVGHSMGGLVIRDFVTRWRHPAGEDPGVEGPPIVGVILVATPNQGSDWARLRVWLEVREWLADIREQRFSLFAGLRDGTGAAKIDLRPGSEFLADLNQRPWPEDIPVRIIGGVVPEPTPAMEASLQSLSEQLGIEDLPERIEDWWEGTSEGLGDGVVPIDALSLEGHPEPLILEASHRGLLVPGPLTEYPPAIEPILQTLFDWRGESRSAPRITPQD encoded by the coding sequence ATGAACCGCCACCCGCGCCGCCAAAGACTCTCCCGCAAGCGGCTGTACGCCGCCGCCGTCCTGTTCGGCTTGCCGCTTCTCGCGTTCATCGCCTGGGTGACCTGGACGGAACAGCACCCGGAGCAGGAGCGCGAGCTGCGTGTGGAGGTCCAGGACCGCCTGCACGAATGGTTTCCGGAGGTCATGGAACTGCCCGACGAGCTTCGCGGCTTTGTCCCGCGATCCACGGTATTCGATGACAGCGCCCCCCCCGAAGTCGTGATGCTGCACGGGCTCGACGAGCCCGGCGATATCTGGGACACGCTGGCGTCCGCCCTCGATACCGCAGGGATCAACGGCTGGGAGTTTCGCTATCCGAACGACCAGGCGATTGATCACAGCGCCGATCTCCTGGCCGAGTACTGGGAAACGCTGGAGACCGACCAGCCCGTGATCCTGGTGGGGCACAGCATGGGTGGGCTGGTGATCCGGGACTTTGTCACCCGCTGGCGACACCCGGCGGGCGAAGACCCAGGGGTCGAAGGACCACCGATTGTCGGCGTGATCCTGGTCGCCACCCCCAACCAGGGCTCGGACTGGGCACGCCTGCGTGTCTGGCTTGAGGTGCGCGAATGGCTGGCCGACATACGTGAGCAGCGCTTTTCGCTGTTCGCTGGCCTGCGCGACGGCACGGGCGCGGCCAAGATCGATCTGCGGCCCGGCAGCGAGTTTCTGGCGGACCTGAATCAGCGCCCCTGGCCAGAGGACATTCCCGTGCGGATCATCGGCGGCGTGGTACCCGAGCCCACCCCGGCGATGGAAGCCAGCCTGCAGTCCCTGAGCGAGCAGCTCGGTATCGAGGATCTGCCCGAACGCATCGAAGACTGGTGGGAGGGCACCAGCGAAGGACTGGGAGACGGGGTCGTGCCGATCGATGCCCTGTCACTGGAGGGACACCCCGAACCCTTGATCCTGGAGGCCTCCCATCGAGGTCTTCTGGTTCCCGGTCCGCTGACGGAATACCCGCCCGCGATCGAACCGATTCTGCAGACCCTGTTCGACTGGCGGGGCGAGAGCCGGTCTGCCCCTCGCATCACCCCTCAGGATTAA
- a CDS encoding ABC transporter substrate-binding protein, translating into MLGRLLAGIAVLGMLSVPTVADEREAFHIAGDQDEAPYGYINRDGRFVGHYVQLMQEAFAHLWVPLRHEPYEWEEAQRLVKEGKADAIITTMTPEREEYLIASEVALAEPEWVAFVREDHPERDVLLAKERLEDFAGYRVLDYAGNGWGKANLEGLDVQREGTLSENLRRLAAGEGDVLINMSEVTEHTIRELKRAYPDEANALDRLVASSNVLDVTSMRLLVRKDSPHVHLVPRIDKVLRELGI; encoded by the coding sequence ATGTTGGGACGGCTGTTAGCGGGTATTGCGGTTTTGGGCATGTTGTCGGTGCCGACGGTTGCGGACGAGCGCGAGGCGTTTCATATCGCGGGTGATCAAGACGAGGCGCCGTATGGGTACATCAACCGCGACGGGCGCTTTGTCGGTCACTACGTGCAGTTGATGCAGGAGGCCTTTGCCCACTTGTGGGTGCCACTGCGCCACGAGCCTTACGAATGGGAAGAGGCGCAGCGCCTGGTGAAGGAGGGCAAGGCCGACGCGATCATTACCACCATGACGCCGGAGCGCGAGGAGTATCTGATCGCGAGCGAGGTCGCCCTGGCAGAGCCGGAATGGGTGGCCTTCGTGCGTGAGGATCACCCCGAGCGCGATGTGTTGCTGGCCAAGGAACGCCTGGAGGACTTTGCCGGCTACCGCGTGCTGGACTACGCCGGGAATGGCTGGGGCAAGGCCAACCTGGAGGGCCTGGACGTGCAGCGCGAGGGCACACTGTCGGAGAACCTGCGCCGCCTGGCGGCTGGCGAGGGAGACGTACTGATCAACATGAGCGAGGTGACGGAGCACACGATCCGGGAGCTGAAACGGGCCTACCCCGACGAGGCGAATGCCCTGGATCGACTGGTCGCCTCCTCGAACGTGCTGGATGTGACCTCGATGCGTCTGCTGGTGCGCAAGGACTCGCCACATGTGCATCTGGTGCCGCGTATCGACAAGGTCCTGCGCGAGCTGGGCATCTGA
- a CDS encoding NAD(P)H-dependent oxidoreductase, whose protein sequence is MKVLVILGHPRTDSLCGALAAAYRDGARSSGAEVRSLELANLEFDPHVHTPSPNEQALEDDLDAARELVAWADHLVFVFPTWWGTMPALLKGFLDRVMTPEFAFRSCEGGTGYEGLLPGRSAQLITTMDTPVLIHRLLYRQPGINAMARATLGFCGIRPVRSLMLGSVREADARQREVWLERARQEGLRLQHGRESLREQAAFKLGGWLQALRLQFYPMTFVAYTAGALAAAPDGGVLRNPAFWLGYLCLFLLEVATVLVNERVDFGSDRQNRFYSPFTGGSRVLVEGRLSLRELNAGTAVALGGFAAAFAALVAVAPGDAGPMLWVTGVLAVLAIGYTAPPLKLSYRGLGEVDVALTHSLGVLLCGYVFLAGDWTDPLPWWLSLPLFLAIIPSITLSGIPDREADAAVAKRTLAVRLGNGGALVVALVFTVLAAVAGAAFHLTGWAQGAYAGIAYFVVPHAAWLTWLLWRERQRGAPGGRIDGLMAVSLAYVLWFGLVPLVNLAAA, encoded by the coding sequence ATGAAGGTGCTCGTGATCCTGGGCCACCCGCGTACCGACAGCCTGTGCGGCGCGCTGGCCGCGGCCTACCGTGATGGCGCCCGGTCCTCCGGGGCGGAAGTCCGCTCCCTGGAGCTGGCAAATCTCGAGTTCGATCCGCACGTTCACACGCCTTCGCCGAATGAGCAGGCGCTGGAAGACGACCTGGACGCAGCGCGCGAACTGGTCGCCTGGGCCGATCACCTCGTATTCGTCTTCCCCACCTGGTGGGGCACCATGCCGGCGCTGCTCAAGGGTTTCCTCGATCGGGTGATGACGCCCGAGTTCGCCTTTCGCAGTTGCGAGGGCGGTACCGGATACGAGGGACTGCTGCCGGGCCGATCCGCACAGCTGATCACCACGATGGATACCCCGGTACTGATCCATCGGTTGCTGTATCGCCAGCCGGGGATCAACGCGATGGCGCGGGCTACCCTGGGCTTTTGCGGCATCCGCCCGGTGCGCTCGCTGATGCTGGGCTCGGTGCGCGAGGCTGACGCCCGTCAGCGCGAGGTGTGGCTCGAGCGTGCACGACAGGAAGGGCTGCGCCTGCAGCACGGGCGCGAGAGCCTGCGCGAGCAGGCCGCCTTCAAGCTGGGGGGCTGGCTGCAGGCCCTGCGCCTGCAGTTCTACCCGATGACCTTTGTGGCCTACACCGCAGGGGCCCTGGCAGCGGCCCCGGACGGTGGTGTGCTGCGCAATCCGGCTTTCTGGCTGGGCTATCTGTGCCTGTTCCTGCTCGAGGTGGCGACGGTCCTGGTCAATGAACGGGTGGATTTCGGCTCCGATCGCCAGAACCGTTTCTACAGCCCGTTTACCGGCGGGTCGCGGGTGCTGGTGGAGGGGCGGCTGTCCCTGCGCGAGCTCAACGCCGGTACGGCGGTGGCGCTGGGGGGCTTCGCGGCGGCTTTTGCCGCACTGGTCGCCGTTGCGCCCGGCGATGCCGGTCCCATGCTGTGGGTGACGGGTGTGCTGGCGGTGCTCGCGATCGGGTATACGGCGCCGCCCCTGAAGCTCAGCTATCGCGGGCTGGGGGAGGTGGATGTCGCGCTGACTCACAGCCTGGGCGTGTTGCTGTGCGGGTATGTGTTTCTCGCGGGGGACTGGACGGACCCCTTGCCCTGGTGGCTGAGCCTGCCGCTGTTCCTGGCCATCATCCCGTCGATTACGCTTTCCGGTATACCCGATCGTGAGGCGGACGCCGCCGTGGCCAAACGTACCCTGGCGGTGCGACTGGGGAATGGTGGTGCCCTCGTTGTGGCGCTGGTGTTCACCGTTCTGGCGGCGGTTGCCGGAGCGGCATTCCACCTGACCGGTTGGGCTCAGGGGGCCTATGCAGGGATTGCCTATTTCGTCGTGCCGCATGCGGCGTGGCTGACGTGGCTCCTGTGGCGCGAGCGGCAGCGCGGGGCACCCGGCGGACGTATCGACGGGCTGATGGCGGTATCGCTAGCCTATGTCCTGTGGTTTGGCCTGGTGCCGCTGGTGAATCTCGCCGCGGCTTGA
- a CDS encoding SRPBCC family protein — protein MPTIEHQAHIRADRPDVFALITRVEEFVHYSEAIETIARVGEGRYRWVVRIAGIPLNFDVEITESEPPERFSWQSLTGVQNRGTYYLTPARDGTTIHLRLEYELDNPLLEETVRQAAKPLIQTLSREIIDNVEAKLQKSPRKTADRQRPRPDH, from the coding sequence ATGCCCACGATCGAGCACCAGGCCCACATCCGCGCGGACCGACCCGATGTATTCGCCCTGATCACGCGGGTCGAGGAGTTCGTCCATTACAGCGAGGCCATCGAAACCATAGCGCGCGTCGGGGAGGGCCGCTACCGATGGGTCGTCCGCATCGCTGGCATCCCTCTGAATTTCGATGTCGAGATCACAGAATCGGAACCACCGGAGCGCTTTTCCTGGCAATCGCTGACCGGCGTGCAGAATCGCGGCACCTATTACCTGACACCCGCGAGAGACGGGACGACGATTCACTTGCGTCTGGAGTACGAGCTGGACAATCCGCTGCTCGAAGAGACGGTCCGCCAGGCGGCCAAACCGCTGATCCAGACCCTGAGCCGGGAAATCATCGACAACGTGGAGGCGAAGCTGCAGAAGTCACCGCGAAAAACCGCAGACCGGCAGCGTCCACGCCCGGATCATTAG
- a CDS encoding cyclin-dependent kinase inhibitor 3 family protein, whose product MTQTSNNPVHSLEIGTVRLPGGGTIGMTLCPGKCEPGAPGGQRDLEADLAAIRDWGATAVVTLNQGHELDALGVPELGEAVDAAGMAWLHLPIGDMAAPDRPWELRWGEVGPEVHRRLDAGEGVIFHCGGGFGRAGTIAALTLIEQGLAPEEAIATVRGARPGAIESPDQQRYLLSLSATGV is encoded by the coding sequence ATGACTCAGACTAGTAACAATCCCGTCCACTCCCTGGAGATCGGCACGGTTCGCCTGCCCGGGGGCGGAACGATCGGGATGACGCTTTGCCCCGGCAAGTGCGAGCCGGGTGCGCCCGGTGGCCAGCGGGACCTGGAGGCGGATCTGGCAGCGATCCGGGACTGGGGAGCGACCGCCGTGGTCACGCTGAACCAGGGGCATGAACTGGACGCGCTGGGGGTACCCGAGCTTGGCGAGGCCGTGGATGCGGCGGGGATGGCGTGGCTGCACCTGCCGATCGGTGACATGGCGGCCCCGGATCGCCCATGGGAGTTGCGATGGGGCGAGGTCGGCCCCGAGGTGCACCGGCGGCTGGATGCGGGTGAGGGGGTGATTTTTCACTGCGGTGGCGGGTTTGGCCGCGCGGGGACGATTGCGGCCTTGACGCTGATTGAGCAGGGCCTCGCTCCCGAGGAGGCCATCGCAACCGTGCGCGGGGCGCGCCCCGGCGCGATCGAGAGCCCGGACCAGCAGCGCTATTTGTTGAGCCTGTCCGCTACCGGGGTCTAA
- a CDS encoding phosphoribosyltransferase, which translates to MSEARKMPVELISVDAVVDASDTLARQVLDSGFRPDSIVAIARGGFMPARFLCDFLQVHKLLSLKVEHYTSGARKKQAAAVTVPLSGEVRGERVLLVDDVNDSGDTLTAARPYLETFKPEAVRTAVLHEKTTTTCPADFRSHTVREWRWLLYPWAVVEDVGQFIQQMDPPPSHRVELIERLRLNYSLELHPAELDRVIRYHNLEIR; encoded by the coding sequence ATGTCTGAAGCCCGCAAGATGCCGGTAGAACTGATCAGTGTGGACGCGGTGGTCGACGCCTCGGACACCCTCGCCCGCCAGGTCCTGGACAGCGGCTTCCGGCCGGACTCGATCGTCGCCATTGCCCGTGGCGGCTTCATGCCAGCGCGATTTCTGTGCGACTTCCTGCAGGTCCACAAACTGCTGAGCCTCAAGGTGGAGCACTACACTTCCGGCGCCCGCAAGAAGCAGGCTGCGGCCGTGACGGTGCCGCTAAGTGGCGAGGTCCGCGGTGAACGCGTCCTGCTAGTGGACGACGTCAACGACAGCGGCGATACCCTGACCGCGGCACGCCCCTACCTGGAGACCTTCAAGCCCGAGGCGGTGCGTACCGCCGTCCTGCACGAAAAGACCACGACCACCTGTCCGGCCGACTTCCGCAGCCACACCGTCCGCGAGTGGCGCTGGCTGCTCTATCCCTGGGCGGTCGTCGAGGACGTCGGCCAGTTCATCCAGCAGATGGACCCACCGCCCAGCCACCGTGTAGAGCTGATCGAACGCCTGCGCCTGAATTACAGCCTGGAACTGCACCCCGCCGAACTCGACCGCGTGATCCGCTACCACAATCTCGAGATCCGCTAG
- a CDS encoding phosphoribosyltransferase, translated as MRFRDRTDAGRRLAQALDRFRGQPGVVYALPRGGVPLGAEVARHLDMPLDLLILRKIGHPFHPEYAICAVPEQGERVCNRREEERIDPEWLEHAEARARAEARRRRELYCTTPAPDVAGKLAIIVDDGIATGLTMRAAIRDARLRRPSQIVVAIPVAPADTAELLEAEVDHVVTLDRPVYYRGSVGSYYESFEQTSDDEVIDLLATAHRTRKPDVSR; from the coding sequence ATGCGTTTTCGGGACCGTACCGACGCCGGCCGGCGGCTCGCGCAGGCGCTGGACCGCTTCCGTGGCCAGCCCGGCGTGGTGTATGCCCTGCCGCGCGGCGGTGTCCCGCTTGGGGCCGAGGTCGCGCGTCACCTGGACATGCCGCTGGATCTGCTGATCCTGCGCAAGATCGGCCACCCGTTCCACCCCGAATACGCGATCTGCGCGGTTCCGGAACAGGGCGAGCGCGTCTGCAACCGCCGCGAGGAGGAACGCATCGACCCCGAATGGCTGGAACACGCCGAAGCCCGCGCACGTGCCGAGGCCCGGCGACGGCGCGAACTGTACTGCACCACGCCCGCCCCGGACGTCGCCGGCAAACTGGCGATCATCGTCGATGATGGCATTGCCACCGGCCTGACCATGCGCGCAGCCATCCGCGACGCCCGGCTACGCCGCCCCAGCCAGATCGTCGTGGCAATCCCCGTGGCCCCGGCCGATACGGCGGAGCTGCTCGAGGCCGAGGTCGACCACGTGGTGACCCTGGACCGCCCGGTGTACTACCGGGGCTCGGTCGGCTCCTACTACGAATCCTTCGAACAGACCTCGGACGACGAGGTGATCGACCTCCTCGCCACCGCCCACCGCACCCGCAAACCCGATGTCTCGCGCTGA